A portion of the Polaribacter cellanae genome contains these proteins:
- a CDS encoding RHS repeat-associated core domain-containing protein has product MKHRGYNNVTSSNGNSVAQKKLFNGKELQDELGLDWYDYGARNYDASLGRWMNIDPLADHPKQLHASPFAYTNNNPVLYIDPDGKLWIDNGDGTYTAEKGDSASTLHTQHLEEKGYTFEETNAMVEQQYSENRVEDGIEKSNIDPGDVVHEGKQVKSSTGLGDYYDTKDTGSDNNETPIVDKLPNPDAKDPKKAALIEIATMAMEQLNPINKIIKGALGKGGGSTRINRSSTRTTSSGTSTNANTSNTRTVNVKGHYRTLKSGKKVWVKPHTRTIKNKD; this is encoded by the coding sequence TTGAAACATCGCGGATACAACAATGTAACTTCTTCCAATGGAAATAGCGTTGCGCAGAAGAAACTTTTTAACGGAAAAGAGTTACAAGATGAATTAGGATTAGATTGGTATGATTATGGAGCTAGGAATTATGATGCGAGTTTAGGAAGATGGATGAATATTGATCCATTAGCAGACCACCCAAAACAATTACACGCTTCACCATTTGCTTATACTAATAATAATCCTGTTTTATACATTGACCCTGATGGTAAACTTTGGATTGATAATGGAGATGGGACGTATACGGCTGAAAAAGGAGATAGTGCTTCCACGCTACATACTCAACATTTAGAGGAAAAGGGCTATACATTTGAAGAAACAAATGCAATGGTTGAACAGCAGTATAGTGAAAACCGAGTAGAAGATGGAATAGAAAAATCTAATATAGACCCAGGTGATGTTGTACACGAAGGAAAACAGGTAAAAAGTTCGACTGGATTAGGTGACTACTATGATACAAAGGACACAGGGTCAGATAATAATGAAACACCTATAGTTGATAAACTTCCAAACCCAGATGCAAAAGACCCCAAGAAAGCTGCTTTAATTGAAATAGCTACAATGGCAATGGAGCAACTTAACCCTATAAATAAAATTATTAAGGGAGCATTAGGTAAAGGTGGTGGAAGTACAAGAATAAATAGAAGTAGCACAAGGACAACAAGTAGTGGAACTTCTACCAATGCAAACACAAGTAATACAAGAACAGTAAATGTAAAAGGTCATTATAGAACATTAAAGAGTGGTAAAAAAGTTTGGGTTAAGCCCCATACACGAACTATTAAAAATAAAGATTAA
- a CDS encoding DUF2927 domain-containing protein: MFKSNKNKKFLLISIILIAVISSFLLFIRKVNYIPTPYEKELIDYFKEIALQSEYDNNPEKIIKWKESMLLYVVKEKEFKPQISVIKKVIDNINRLTTDGFKIILTDNYAKSNSILYLCNREQVYKSNKDFYEMLTKDIDYDIAGLAYTEFSTKTHTIDKALIFINSEYSFDIQEATILEEITQSLGLAFDSKLYTNSVFYKEKSKQKVRVKKYSQLDKDIVRLLYHPKMKPGLDSIEVERVIKKILKLEKIKLDG, from the coding sequence ATGTTCAAATCAAATAAGAATAAAAAATTTCTTTTAATATCAATTATTTTGATTGCAGTCATATCTTCTTTTTTGTTATTCATTAGAAAAGTCAATTATATCCCAACACCATATGAAAAAGAACTAATTGATTATTTTAAGGAAATTGCCCTACAGTCAGAATATGACAATAATCCCGAGAAAATAATTAAATGGAAGGAATCAATGCTACTTTATGTAGTAAAAGAAAAAGAGTTTAAGCCTCAAATATCTGTCATAAAAAAAGTTATTGATAATATTAATCGATTAACAACAGATGGATTTAAAATAATATTAACCGATAATTATGCAAAAAGTAATTCTATACTTTATTTGTGTAACAGAGAGCAAGTTTATAAATCAAACAAAGATTTCTATGAAATGCTTACTAAAGATATAGATTATGATATTGCAGGTCTTGCATATACAGAGTTTTCAACAAAAACACATACTATAGATAAAGCTTTAATTTTTATAAACTCTGAATATTCTTTTGATATTCAAGAGGCTACTATATTAGAAGAAATAACTCAAAGTTTAGGTTTAGCGTTTGATTCTAAATTATATACAAATAGTGTTTTTTACAAAGAAAAATCTAAACAAAAAGTCCGAGTAAAGAAATATTCTCAATTGGACAAAGATATTGTTAGGCTCTTATATCATCCAAAAATGAAACCTGGGTTAGATTCTATTGAAGTAGAAAGAGTAATTAAAAAAATTTTAAAGCTAGAAAAAATTAAACTTGATGGGTGA
- a CDS encoding helix-turn-helix domain-containing protein, whose amino-acid sequence MSFSKRLSELRKQHKFSQSELATKVGIHNNVLGRYERGEANPSIEVATKLSDVLGVSLDYLVGKTDLLLDDTIVDKILTIQQLPTEDKEHILFAIDALLRDAKARATYS is encoded by the coding sequence ATGAGTTTTTCTAAAAGATTGTCGGAGTTACGTAAACAGCATAAGTTCTCGCAAAGTGAGTTAGCCACTAAAGTGGGTATTCACAACAATGTATTAGGACGTTATGAACGTGGAGAAGCTAACCCATCTATTGAGGTAGCCACTAAACTTTCTGACGTTTTAGGTGTTTCTTTAGATTATTTGGTAGGGAAAACAGACTTACTTTTGGATGATACTATTGTAGATAAAATTCTAACCATACAACAGCTTCCTACTGAAGATAAAGAACATATTCTTTTTGCTATTGATGCGCTTTTAAGAGATGCTAAAGCTAGAGCTACTTATTCGTAA